One genomic region from Pseudoduganella dura encodes:
- a CDS encoding M24 family metallopeptidase — MAIGGKTIEQALAALSDMTAGAVPIGHDEHLARIGKAQAFMRAQGIAAVWLNAGTNLLYFTGLKWHASERMVGAILPADGELAYLAPAFEEDTLKDFMLVDGPVRTWHEHENPCALFVESLKELGIEPGARIGLDESTPFFTADGIRQAADGYKVENAKNVTAHCRTRKSPGEIALMQRAKDMTMAVHIATASILREGITTKEVEAFIDLAHRKVGAPAGSYFVIVLFGAATAFPHGVSWVQTLKDGDTVLIDTGCKLHDYISDITRTYVFGTPTERQRTVWNAEKAAQQAAFDAARLGVPCEAVDAAARRSLEASGFGPGYRLPGLPHRTGHGIGLDIHEWPYLVGGDRTPLDVGMCFSNEPMICVPGEFGIRHEDHFYMTENGPRWFTRPARSIENPFDPA, encoded by the coding sequence ATGGCCATTGGCGGGAAGACTATCGAGCAGGCACTTGCGGCGTTGTCGGACATGACGGCGGGGGCGGTGCCGATCGGGCACGACGAGCACCTGGCGCGGATCGGGAAGGCGCAGGCCTTCATGCGGGCGCAGGGGATCGCGGCGGTGTGGCTGAACGCGGGCACCAACCTGCTCTACTTCACCGGCCTGAAGTGGCATGCCAGCGAGCGGATGGTGGGGGCGATCCTGCCGGCCGATGGCGAACTGGCCTACCTGGCGCCGGCGTTCGAGGAAGATACGCTGAAGGACTTCATGCTGGTCGACGGCCCGGTGCGCACGTGGCACGAGCACGAGAATCCGTGCGCGCTGTTCGTCGAGTCGTTGAAGGAGCTGGGTATCGAGCCGGGAGCGCGCATCGGCCTCGACGAAAGCACGCCGTTCTTCACGGCCGACGGCATCCGCCAGGCGGCCGACGGCTACAAGGTGGAAAACGCGAAGAACGTCACCGCGCATTGCCGCACCCGCAAGTCGCCGGGGGAGATAGCGCTGATGCAGCGCGCCAAGGACATGACGATGGCCGTCCACATCGCCACCGCCAGTATCCTCAGGGAAGGCATCACCACGAAGGAAGTGGAAGCGTTCATCGACCTTGCGCACCGCAAGGTGGGCGCGCCGGCCGGCTCGTATTTCGTCATCGTGCTGTTCGGCGCGGCGACGGCGTTCCCGCACGGCGTTTCCTGGGTGCAGACGTTAAAGGATGGCGACACGGTGCTGATCGACACCGGCTGCAAGCTGCACGACTACATTTCCGACATCACCCGCACCTACGTGTTCGGCACGCCGACGGAACGCCAGCGCACGGTGTGGAACGCGGAAAAGGCGGCGCAGCAGGCGGCGTTCGATGCGGCGCGGCTGGGCGTGCCGTGCGAGGCAGTGGATGCGGCGGCACGCCGCTCGCTCGAAGCCAGCGGTTTCGGCCCCGGCTACAGATTGCCCGGCCTGCCGCACCGCACCGGCCACGGTATCGGCCTCGACATCCACGAATGGCCGTACCTCGTGGGCGGCGACAGGACGCCGCTGGACGTGGGCATGTGCTTCTCGAACGAACCGATGATCTGCGTGCCGGGCGAATTCGGCATCCGCCATGAGGACCACTTCTACATGACGGAAAACGGGCCGCGCTGGTTCACCCGGCCGGCCCGTTCGATCGAGAATCCATTCGACCCGGCCTGA